The proteins below come from a single uncultured Dethiosulfovibrio sp. genomic window:
- a CDS encoding sigma-54 dependent transcriptional regulator, with translation MKIWIVEDERALAEGLKIAFTRKGYQVEAAPGLGGLKTLLEGGTPEIVFLDVRLEDGDGLKALPHILQTSPETKVIVMTAFGDSALVVRAIREGAFNYLDKPFPLEAALNMAQRASEAIGLSRKVSRMENARALSMIGSSSGIKKINEFVEKVSRHRDINVLIRGESGTGKEVVARMLHSGAQCHGDFVAINCAAIPENLLETELFGSRKGSFTGASSDKKGLAEMADGGTLFLDEIGDMPLSLQGKLLRFLDSRTFRPIGASREIQVSLNVLCATCVNLEERISQGSFRPDLFYRISMLPLDLPPLRERGKDVSELVAHFLSLYSERLGRSPLIPSQDVEEVFSSYHWPGNVRELKNLVERLFILKDPTDHIISLKDLPQEMLDGLPSDENQGNHDGRPLQLQVDQFERRLLQRALNLSDGNRTKAASVLGLSRYALIRRLQKHGID, from the coding sequence TTGAAAATCTGGATAGTCGAGGACGAAAGAGCCCTGGCGGAAGGGCTCAAGATAGCCTTTACCAGAAAAGGTTACCAGGTTGAGGCAGCTCCAGGCCTGGGAGGACTGAAAACCCTCCTAGAGGGTGGGACACCGGAGATAGTCTTTCTGGACGTGAGGCTGGAGGACGGCGACGGACTGAAGGCCCTGCCCCATATTCTACAGACCTCGCCGGAGACCAAGGTCATAGTGATGACCGCCTTCGGCGACTCGGCCTTGGTGGTAAGGGCCATAAGGGAGGGGGCCTTCAACTATCTGGACAAGCCCTTCCCCCTTGAAGCCGCCCTCAACATGGCACAGAGGGCCTCGGAAGCCATAGGACTATCGAGGAAGGTCTCCAGAATGGAAAACGCCCGAGCCCTCTCCATGATAGGCTCTTCCTCGGGGATAAAGAAAATCAACGAATTTGTCGAGAAGGTCTCCAGACACAGGGATATCAACGTGCTCATAAGGGGAGAGAGCGGTACAGGCAAGGAAGTAGTGGCCCGAATGCTCCACAGCGGGGCCCAGTGCCACGGCGATTTTGTGGCGATAAACTGCGCCGCCATACCGGAAAACCTGCTTGAGACCGAGCTATTCGGCTCCAGAAAAGGCTCTTTCACCGGAGCCAGCTCGGACAAAAAGGGCCTTGCGGAGATGGCCGATGGAGGGACCCTGTTCTTGGACGAGATAGGGGATATGCCTCTGTCCCTACAGGGTAAGCTGCTCCGTTTTCTGGACTCCCGGACCTTCCGCCCTATCGGGGCCTCCAGGGAGATCCAGGTGTCCCTGAACGTCCTCTGTGCAACCTGTGTCAACCTGGAGGAACGGATATCCCAGGGCAGTTTCAGGCCAGACCTGTTTTACAGGATCTCCATGCTGCCTCTGGACCTCCCTCCCCTGAGAGAGAGGGGGAAAGATGTATCGGAGCTTGTGGCCCATTTCCTGTCCCTTTACAGCGAGAGACTGGGAAGGTCGCCGTTGATTCCCTCTCAGGACGTGGAGGAGGTGTTTTCCTCGTATCACTGGCCGGGCAACGTCAGAGAGCTTAAAAACCTGGTGGAGAGGCTCTTTATACTGAAGGATCCGACGGACCACATCATCTCTCTGAAGGACCTCCCTCAGGAGATGCTGGACGGCCTGCCCTCGGACGAAAACCAGGGAAATCACGACGGTCGCCCTCTTCAGCTGCAGGTCGACCAATTCGAGAGGAGACTCCTTCAACGGGCCCTGAATCTCTCCGATGGAAACAGGACAAAAGCCGCATCAGTCCTTGGGCTATCGCGATACGCCCTTATAAGAAGGCTCCAGAAACATGGCATCGATTAA
- a CDS encoding response regulator, whose translation MNFLKKLAITSGLCLFIWSSPCPLYGESDLVNISGKRALMIGSYNIEFIATTQQIDGIRSILEPQGVLLDVEFMDTKRLGQEENVERFKADLAYKTSRLQPYDIVLLGDDAALNFALNESNDLFHSIPMVFFGVNDIDLALEQNGNPRITGVVEAVSMRGTIELIKRLQPNVREIIAVVDGQPSGQADLKKFMSNQDIFPDISFSSIPLDRLTWEESAKKLRDITGTDKAALLLSAYCDRRGENRSFEGALSSILDNLSVPCYHLWLHGLGKGMLGGRVISQYDQGRTAAQMAVRILRGTPADSIPVLTESPNKHVLDLNVMKRFSIPLSSVPEGAEILNKPFLPPNRGTNRWIPIFIGLSTGGLISFVSITLYRRKEGRSKELETLVQDRTSKLEKSKEEAMFLAAKAQEETRKTQETLDKLAKSETMLIEAKEAADQANRAKSDFLATMSHEIRTPLNAVIGLSRILMKEGFSDTQKVQLSKINISALSLLAIINDILDFSKIEAGRMEIENIPFLLEEVLLEVIEAVSLEADGRGIEIHVDKSPSIPPTISGDPLRLRQVLSNLLSNAVKFTETGDIVISVRETRREGDQIEVEFSVEDSGIGMTEKQLERIFDPFIQADSSTTRKYRGTGLGLAISKRLCGLMGGQLRAKSEPGSGSVFSFSIPLGIGDRSDRLKAKNGLLRLKILVTDDNPIARKILGKVLRSLGFETETVSSGKDTIARLKATDREQPFALAILDWKMPNMDGLETARAIAKERLTNPPKLLMITAQRKAEVLDKAVKAGFSSVLTKPVQPSSLMDAIADLWNKGESNQDIEGAKRESISLEGTRILLAEDNDINRDVALQFLKDAGAQVIEAKDGKEAVEIASRESFDLILMDIQMPKMDGFEATKRVRAQETERTPIIAMTAHALKGDRERCIDAGMDDHIPKPVDPDVLVAVVHRWIFEEENSMPLRPLKDEKGIDLSSGLRRTGGDISRYRALLDKFLKEFSPLGKASMDLLKAGDTQESSRLIHSMKGAAATLGLLDVQRLSEKLENSLAKGELNLDIIWQELLHLDVETKELFSSLEAQDNTPELDRTSLTEKESLQILSSIETYLDRRQPKPILDLIESRIWPSSISEDVNQLKDEVSRYRFQDGYPLLASIKSKLGGERG comes from the coding sequence ATGAACTTCCTCAAAAAATTAGCAATTACGTCGGGCTTGTGTCTTTTCATATGGAGCTCTCCCTGTCCTTTATACGGGGAATCGGACCTAGTCAATATCTCCGGCAAAAGAGCACTGATGATAGGATCATATAACATAGAGTTTATCGCCACAACACAACAGATAGACGGTATTAGATCGATTCTTGAACCCCAGGGAGTACTCCTGGACGTCGAGTTCATGGACACAAAACGGCTAGGTCAAGAAGAAAACGTAGAGAGATTCAAGGCTGACCTGGCCTACAAGACATCTAGGTTACAACCTTACGACATTGTCCTGCTGGGCGACGATGCGGCGTTAAATTTCGCTTTGAACGAGAGCAATGACCTTTTCCACTCCATTCCCATGGTATTCTTCGGAGTCAACGATATAGACCTGGCACTGGAGCAAAACGGCAATCCCCGAATAACCGGCGTCGTCGAGGCCGTCTCGATGAGGGGGACCATAGAGCTGATCAAGCGTCTACAGCCGAACGTGAGAGAGATAATAGCAGTAGTAGACGGTCAGCCCTCAGGTCAGGCCGACCTCAAAAAATTCATGTCCAACCAGGACATCTTTCCCGACATATCCTTTTCCTCCATCCCGCTGGACAGGTTGACCTGGGAGGAGTCGGCGAAAAAGCTAAGGGATATCACTGGAACGGACAAGGCAGCCCTGCTGCTTTCCGCCTACTGCGATAGGAGAGGGGAAAACAGGTCCTTCGAGGGTGCCCTTTCATCGATACTGGATAACCTGTCCGTGCCCTGTTACCATCTATGGCTCCACGGGCTGGGGAAGGGTATGCTGGGGGGAAGGGTAATCTCCCAATACGACCAGGGCAGGACAGCTGCTCAGATGGCCGTCAGAATCCTCAGAGGAACACCGGCAGACTCCATCCCCGTGCTAACCGAGAGCCCCAACAAGCACGTCCTCGACCTGAACGTCATGAAGCGGTTCTCGATCCCCCTGTCCAGCGTTCCGGAGGGAGCGGAGATACTGAATAAGCCTTTCCTGCCGCCCAATAGAGGGACAAATCGGTGGATACCGATATTTATAGGGCTATCCACAGGGGGGCTCATCTCATTCGTCTCGATCACCCTCTACCGCAGAAAAGAAGGCAGGAGCAAAGAGCTGGAGACTCTTGTTCAGGACAGGACATCCAAGTTAGAGAAAAGCAAGGAGGAAGCTATGTTCCTGGCCGCTAAAGCCCAAGAGGAGACCAGGAAAACCCAGGAAACCCTTGATAAACTAGCCAAATCGGAGACTATGCTAATAGAGGCAAAGGAGGCGGCAGACCAGGCAAACAGGGCAAAAAGCGATTTTTTGGCCACCATGAGTCACGAGATCCGAACCCCTCTAAACGCCGTAATAGGTCTAAGCCGTATTTTGATGAAAGAGGGCTTTTCAGACACACAAAAAGTCCAACTATCCAAAATCAATATTTCAGCTTTATCTCTTTTAGCCATAATAAATGACATACTGGACTTCTCGAAGATAGAGGCAGGACGAATGGAAATAGAGAACATCCCCTTCCTCCTCGAAGAAGTCTTACTGGAGGTCATTGAGGCGGTTTCCCTGGAGGCCGATGGCAGAGGGATAGAGATTCATGTCGACAAGTCCCCCTCCATTCCTCCAACGATATCAGGCGATCCTCTCAGGCTACGTCAGGTATTGAGTAACCTCTTAAGCAACGCCGTTAAATTTACGGAAACAGGGGATATAGTCATATCCGTTCGGGAAACACGTCGGGAAGGCGACCAGATAGAGGTGGAATTCTCCGTCGAAGATTCAGGAATAGGAATGACAGAGAAACAGCTCGAAAGGATATTCGACCCCTTTATACAGGCCGATAGTTCGACCACCAGAAAATACAGGGGCACCGGCCTGGGGCTGGCTATATCCAAGAGACTGTGCGGCCTCATGGGGGGGCAGCTCAGGGCGAAAAGCGAACCTGGATCGGGAAGCGTATTCTCCTTCTCGATTCCCTTAGGGATAGGAGACCGTTCCGATAGGCTTAAGGCAAAAAACGGTCTATTAAGACTAAAGATTCTTGTCACCGATGACAACCCTATAGCCAGGAAAATCCTCGGGAAAGTCCTCAGGTCCTTAGGATTTGAGACTGAGACGGTCTCTTCAGGAAAGGACACCATAGCTCGACTTAAGGCTACCGACAGAGAGCAACCTTTTGCCCTGGCCATACTGGACTGGAAGATGCCCAACATGGACGGGCTCGAGACCGCAAGAGCCATAGCAAAGGAGAGGCTGACCAATCCACCTAAGCTACTCATGATAACAGCTCAAAGGAAGGCGGAGGTCCTCGACAAAGCCGTAAAGGCGGGGTTTTCCTCTGTTCTCACCAAACCGGTCCAACCCTCATCCCTCATGGACGCCATAGCGGACCTGTGGAACAAAGGTGAGTCAAATCAGGATATAGAGGGAGCCAAGAGGGAGAGCATAAGCCTTGAAGGAACTCGAATCCTTCTGGCGGAGGACAACGACATTAATCGAGACGTCGCCCTACAGTTTCTAAAGGACGCAGGAGCCCAGGTGATTGAGGCGAAAGACGGTAAAGAGGCGGTGGAAATCGCCTCCAGGGAGAGTTTTGACCTAATACTTATGGACATACAGATGCCAAAAATGGACGGCTTCGAGGCGACAAAGCGGGTAAGAGCTCAGGAGACAGAGCGAACCCCTATAATCGCCATGACCGCCCACGCTCTGAAAGGGGACAGGGAAAGATGTATCGACGCAGGAATGGACGACCACATCCCCAAGCCCGTTGACCCTGACGTTCTGGTAGCAGTAGTCCATCGATGGATCTTTGAAGAGGAAAACTCTATGCCCCTAAGGCCTTTGAAGGACGAAAAAGGGATCGACCTAAGCTCTGGCCTCCGACGAACCGGAGGGGATATAAGCAGATACAGGGCCTTGTTAGACAAATTTCTAAAGGAGTTCTCCCCTTTAGGAAAAGCATCTATGGACTTACTAAAAGCGGGGGATACCCAGGAATCCTCCAGGTTGATTCACTCTATGAAAGGGGCGGCGGCTACTTTAGGCCTACTGGATGTACAACGACTATCGGAGAAGCTAGAGAACTCCTTGGCTAAAGGGGAATTGAACCTTGATATCATTTGGCAAGAGCTTCTACATCTGGACGTAGAAACTAAAGAACTTTTTTCCAGTCTAGAGGCCCAAGACAATACCCCTGAACTTGATCGCACCTCTCTAACCGAAAAGGAGTCCCTTCAGATCCTGTCCTCCATAGAGACCTATCTGGATAGAAGGCAACCTAAACCGATTTTGGACCTCATAGAGTCCCGTATATGGCCCAGTTCCATATCGGAGGACGTAAATCAGCTAAAAGACGAAGTCTCCCGTTACCGCTTCCAGGACGGCTATCCCCTTCTCGCCTCGATCAAGTCAAAGCTAGGCGGTGAGAGAGGGTGA
- a CDS encoding HD domain-containing phosphohydrolase, with protein sequence MKLRETILVVDDTETNIDLLLSFLSEEYDVSVATNGWDGIDLAFSITPDMILLDIVLPDIDGFQVCGCLKEDRRTSNIPIIFVTSLEKEMDEARGLDLGAVDYIVRPFSPELVKARIKNHLELERHRHKLEELVAEKTRNLKATQFAALQCMAMLAEARDPGTGAHVQRTGKYVTIIAEHLRFHRIMGREVSSEDVETLAQASPLHDVGKIGVPDRLLLKPGKLTEEEFDEIKNHASYGAEILKQAGRELGAIPFLMMAEVIAQNHHERWDGHGYPRGLKGEEIPLPARIMAIADVYDALRSERPYKKAFSHEKAKKIILAESGSHFDPVLVEVFLAVEGEFESIAKKHR encoded by the coding sequence GTGAAACTCAGAGAGACTATTCTGGTCGTAGACGACACTGAAACCAATATAGACCTGCTTCTGTCCTTTTTGTCCGAAGAATACGACGTAAGCGTCGCAACCAACGGATGGGACGGAATCGATCTTGCCTTTTCCATAACGCCGGACATGATCCTTCTGGACATAGTTCTACCGGACATCGACGGATTTCAGGTGTGTGGCTGTCTAAAAGAGGACCGCAGGACCTCAAATATTCCAATCATTTTCGTAACCTCCCTGGAGAAAGAGATGGATGAGGCCAGAGGACTGGATCTAGGTGCTGTGGATTACATAGTCAGACCCTTTTCTCCCGAGCTTGTAAAGGCCAGGATAAAAAACCACCTGGAGCTGGAGAGACACAGACACAAGTTGGAGGAGCTGGTGGCGGAAAAAACCAGAAATCTCAAGGCCACCCAGTTTGCCGCACTTCAGTGTATGGCTATGCTGGCTGAAGCCAGAGATCCGGGTACAGGGGCCCACGTCCAGCGAACCGGAAAATACGTGACGATAATAGCCGAACACCTCCGTTTCCACAGAATAATGGGGCGAGAGGTCTCTTCGGAGGATGTAGAGACACTGGCTCAGGCATCTCCACTCCACGACGTAGGTAAGATTGGGGTCCCTGACCGACTCCTCCTAAAACCAGGAAAACTAACGGAGGAGGAGTTCGACGAGATAAAAAACCACGCCTCCTACGGAGCGGAGATTTTAAAACAGGCGGGGCGAGAGCTAGGGGCCATACCATTCCTGATGATGGCAGAGGTTATCGCCCAGAACCATCACGAGAGGTGGGACGGTCACGGTTACCCTCGAGGACTGAAGGGAGAGGAGATTCCCCTCCCTGCTCGGATAATGGCCATAGCCGACGTCTACGACGCACTGAGAAGCGAGAGGCCCTACAAGAAGGCCTTCTCCCACGAGAAGGCAAAAAAAATTATCCTAGCCGAGTCGGGTAGCCACTTCGACCCGGTTCTGGTGGAGGTGTTCCTGGCCGTAGAGGGAGAATTCGAGTCGATAGCTAAAAAACACAGGTAG
- a CDS encoding NRAMP family divalent metal transporter: MAKERIVLNDEAEKKRKNTLSVLLGAAFLMATSAIGPGFLTQTAVFTEQMKMAFAFAILASILIDIVVQLNIWRILAVSGMRAQDVANKVLPGLGYFLAFAVATGGLVFNIGNVGGAAMGVNVLTGWPIPVGASLSALIAIFIFLRKEMGSAMDKFTQVLGFVMIAMVIYMVFKTNPPVGAAIKEAFMPSSINWMIVLTLVGGTVGGYISFAGAHRIIDAGLTGQENLGSISKGSINAIAITGIMRFLLFLAILGVVMMGHKLDPANPPASAFQLGAGDIGYKIFGIILWAAGITSVIGASYTSISFLKTLFKSVGDHHRAWMIGFIVCSTAILATIGKPVALLIFAGSINGLILPLALISVLLAANKKEIVGDYKHPMWMSLCGYVMAAFTMWMGVKSLSSIMKLFS; the protein is encoded by the coding sequence ATGGCAAAAGAACGAATAGTGCTCAACGACGAGGCGGAGAAGAAGAGGAAAAACACCCTAAGCGTGCTGCTAGGTGCGGCGTTTTTGATGGCAACATCGGCGATAGGACCGGGCTTTTTGACCCAGACGGCGGTTTTCACCGAACAGATGAAGATGGCCTTCGCCTTCGCTATCCTGGCGTCCATCCTGATCGACATAGTAGTCCAGCTCAACATCTGGAGGATCCTGGCGGTATCGGGAATGAGGGCCCAGGACGTGGCGAACAAGGTGCTCCCCGGACTAGGGTACTTCCTGGCCTTCGCTGTGGCTACCGGAGGGCTTGTATTCAACATAGGCAACGTAGGAGGAGCGGCCATGGGAGTCAACGTTCTGACCGGCTGGCCTATACCGGTAGGAGCGTCCCTCAGCGCCCTGATAGCCATCTTCATCTTCCTCCGCAAGGAAATGGGAAGCGCCATGGACAAGTTCACCCAGGTGCTGGGCTTCGTCATGATCGCCATGGTTATCTACATGGTCTTTAAGACCAATCCGCCTGTAGGAGCTGCCATTAAAGAGGCATTCATGCCCTCCAGCATAAACTGGATGATCGTCCTCACCCTGGTAGGTGGAACGGTTGGAGGCTACATCTCCTTCGCCGGAGCCCACAGGATAATCGACGCAGGGCTCACAGGACAGGAGAACCTGGGCTCCATCAGTAAAGGCTCCATCAACGCCATAGCCATAACGGGAATCATGAGGTTTTTGCTGTTTTTAGCCATACTGGGAGTTGTCATGATGGGGCATAAGCTCGACCCCGCCAACCCTCCTGCATCGGCCTTCCAGCTTGGAGCAGGAGACATAGGCTACAAAATCTTCGGGATAATCCTCTGGGCAGCGGGTATAACGTCGGTCATAGGGGCCTCATATACCTCTATATCGTTCCTGAAAACCCTCTTTAAGTCGGTCGGAGATCACCACAGGGCCTGGATGATAGGGTTTATCGTATGCTCCACAGCGATCCTCGCCACCATAGGAAAACCTGTCGCTCTACTAATATTCGCCGGATCCATCAACGGCCTGATACTCCCTCTGGCGCTCATATCGGTCCTCCTTGCGGCTAACAAAAAGGAGATCGTCGGAGACTACAAACATCCTATGTGGATGTCTCTCTGCGGCTACGTCATGGCTGCCTTCACCATGTGGATGGGGGTTAAATCCCTTAGCTCCATAATGAAGCTCTTCTCCTAG
- the pxpB gene encoding 5-oxoprolinase subunit PxpB has translation MNETPKVHPAGETCLVVDFGNSISLEINGQVQALRSYLESKSIQGIMEIMPTYRSLAVYFDPVRSDLDRIKSAISEGLASLGESASIGTKEAVIPVCYGGDHGPDLPSVAKHHGITEEEVVARHSGKSCYCYMLGFTPGFSYLGGMDESIATPRLETPRELIPAGSVGIAGKQTGIYPIDSPGGWQLIGRTPLTMYDPSKDPATLLDAGLWVRFRPIDQDEYDEIQEKVKQGSYALEIVEKGEIS, from the coding sequence ATGAACGAAACCCCTAAAGTCCACCCGGCGGGGGAAACCTGTCTGGTGGTGGACTTCGGAAACTCAATTTCCCTTGAGATAAACGGCCAGGTCCAGGCCCTAAGATCGTACCTGGAGTCGAAAAGCATACAGGGCATCATGGAGATAATGCCCACCTACCGGTCCCTGGCGGTCTACTTCGATCCCGTTAGGTCCGATCTGGACAGGATAAAATCCGCCATCTCCGAGGGACTCGCCTCCTTGGGGGAGAGCGCTTCCATAGGCACGAAAGAGGCGGTGATACCGGTGTGCTACGGCGGAGATCATGGACCGGACCTACCCTCGGTCGCAAAGCATCACGGCATAACCGAGGAGGAGGTCGTGGCCAGACACTCGGGCAAAAGCTGCTACTGCTATATGTTGGGCTTCACCCCGGGATTTTCCTACCTAGGGGGAATGGACGAATCCATAGCCACCCCAAGGCTTGAGACCCCTAGGGAGCTCATACCGGCGGGAAGCGTCGGCATAGCGGGCAAGCAGACGGGCATATACCCCATAGACAGCCCGGGAGGCTGGCAGTTAATAGGCAGGACCCCTCTAACCATGTACGATCCGTCCAAGGACCCAGCGACACTGCTGGATGCAGGGCTGTGGGTCAGATTCAGACCCATAGACCAGGACGAGTACGACGAGATCCAGGAAAAAGTAAAGCAGGGCAGCTACGCCCTGGAGATAGTCGAAAAGGGGGAGATATCGTGA
- a CDS encoding biotin-dependent carboxyltransferase family protein, translating into MRLEVKSPGMLTTVQDLGRWGHQAIGMPVAGAMDPMALKRGNLMVKNPQNAAALEITVMGPSIAVHGSGLIALTGANLGMAINGVPSQPWRTYSVKDGDNISFSGMKGQGCRGYLCVSGGIDVPSLMGSRSTYLRGKIGGYMGRALAKGDVLPCGEPYILWDRCAGFSCPEDLRPSYDPTIPLNAVLGPQDDCFTEDGIQTFLSGEYAVSPAADRMGYRMDGPKIEHSGGADIVSDGICLGAVQVPGHGQPIVMMADRQTTGGYTKIAVITGKSVARLAQRLPGESVRFQSMSQDQAVQEARSEAQEVERLRLAVEGWIASPREIVPTQVAPASGRLALSLEGQRYDVTWERL; encoded by the coding sequence GTGAGACTGGAGGTAAAGTCCCCTGGAATGTTGACCACCGTCCAGGACCTAGGACGATGGGGACATCAGGCCATCGGCATGCCCGTAGCGGGAGCTATGGACCCTATGGCCCTCAAAAGGGGCAACCTTATGGTCAAAAACCCCCAGAACGCCGCCGCCTTGGAGATAACCGTCATGGGACCGTCCATTGCGGTTCACGGAAGTGGGCTAATAGCCCTCACCGGCGCCAATTTGGGAATGGCTATAAACGGGGTTCCCTCCCAGCCATGGAGAACCTACTCGGTCAAAGACGGCGACAACATATCCTTCTCCGGCATGAAGGGGCAAGGTTGCCGGGGCTATCTATGCGTCTCAGGGGGGATCGACGTTCCCTCCCTCATGGGCAGCAGATCGACATACCTCAGAGGCAAGATCGGAGGATACATGGGCAGAGCCTTAGCAAAAGGGGACGTCCTCCCCTGTGGCGAGCCCTACATCCTATGGGACAGGTGTGCAGGCTTCTCCTGCCCCGAGGACCTGAGGCCAAGCTACGACCCGACCATCCCTTTAAACGCCGTCTTAGGGCCTCAGGACGACTGTTTCACCGAGGATGGCATCCAGACCTTCCTGTCGGGAGAGTACGCCGTCTCCCCCGCAGCCGATCGGATGGGATACAGGATGGACGGGCCTAAAATAGAGCATTCAGGCGGGGCGGACATAGTGTCCGACGGCATCTGCCTCGGCGCGGTTCAGGTTCCAGGCCACGGCCAACCCATAGTCATGATGGCGGACCGACAGACCACCGGCGGCTACACCAAAATAGCGGTGATCACCGGCAAGTCGGTGGCTCGACTGGCCCAGAGGCTTCCGGGGGAATCGGTACGCTTCCAGTCCATGAGCCAGGATCAGGCCGTGCAAGAGGCTAGATCCGAGGCCCAGGAGGTCGAGAGGCTGAGATTAGCCGTAGAGGGATGGATAGCGTCTCCCAGGGAGATCGTCCCCACTCAGGTGGCCCCTGCCTCCGGCAGGCTGGCTCTCAGCCTTGAAGGCCAAAGATACGACGTTACATGGGAAAGACTTTAG
- a CDS encoding 5-oxoprolinase subunit PxpA, translating to MSKIDLNSDLGESFGAYEMGRDDQVLASVSSANVACGFHAGDPMVMVKTVKLATQHGVAVGAHPGYPDLVGFGRRAMKCSPEEVYCDCLYQIGAINGACGAQGIELQHVKPHGAMYNTAAKDLDMALAIAQAVKDIRPDLILMGLAGSLFERAAEQLGIPFASEAFADRAYMADGSLVPRTMKGAVIHDGQEAARQVISMVTTGRIKAIDGTEISMKPHSICLHGDTPEAVEMAATVRRMLAEQGVEITNLKEVLDL from the coding sequence TTGAGCAAGATAGACCTTAACAGCGACCTAGGGGAGAGCTTCGGGGCCTACGAGATGGGAAGGGACGACCAGGTCCTGGCGAGCGTGTCCTCTGCCAACGTGGCCTGCGGCTTCCACGCCGGAGATCCTATGGTGATGGTCAAGACCGTCAAGCTGGCAACTCAGCATGGCGTTGCGGTAGGGGCCCATCCTGGCTATCCCGACCTGGTGGGCTTCGGCAGGAGGGCCATGAAATGCTCCCCGGAGGAGGTCTACTGCGACTGTCTCTACCAGATAGGGGCCATAAACGGAGCCTGTGGAGCTCAGGGAATAGAGCTCCAGCACGTCAAGCCCCACGGCGCCATGTACAACACCGCCGCTAAGGACCTGGACATGGCTTTAGCCATAGCCCAGGCGGTGAAGGACATAAGGCCAGATTTGATACTCATGGGCCTGGCGGGATCGCTCTTCGAGAGGGCTGCAGAACAACTGGGGATACCCTTCGCCTCCGAGGCCTTCGCCGATAGGGCCTACATGGCCGACGGCTCTCTGGTCCCCAGGACCATGAAGGGAGCGGTCATACACGACGGCCAGGAGGCAGCGAGACAGGTCATATCCATGGTCACGACGGGAAGGATAAAGGCCATAGACGGCACGGAGATATCCATGAAGCCCCACTCCATCTGCCTCCACGGCGACACACCGGAGGCCGTCGAGATGGCCGCCACTGTCCGTAGAATGCTAGCGGAGCAGGGAGTCGAGATAACGAATCTAAAGGAGGTCCTCGATCTATGA
- a CDS encoding putative hydro-lyase, with amino-acid sequence MKASDYRDWSPASVREIIRSGEWTAPTPGMCAGHVQANMIVLPKDWAYDFMVFAQRNPTPCPILDITEPGGKEARIMAPGSDVAKDIPRYRVWKDGLLVDEPTDVSSYWKDDLVAFLLGCSFSFESALMEAGIPIRHIEENRNVPMYVTSIQCRPAGRLSGPMVVSMRPIPASQVPRAVLCTGRFPGVHGAPVHVGDPEAIGIKDISKPDFGDSVTIKPGEVPVFWGCGVTPQAALMASKPPFAITHAPGHMMILDPKDSDLAVF; translated from the coding sequence ATGAAAGCCAGCGATTACAGAGATTGGTCACCTGCGTCGGTCAGGGAGATAATCCGATCGGGAGAGTGGACCGCTCCCACCCCGGGGATGTGTGCGGGACACGTCCAGGCCAACATGATAGTCCTGCCGAAGGACTGGGCCTACGACTTTATGGTCTTCGCCCAGAGAAACCCGACCCCCTGCCCTATACTGGACATAACCGAGCCGGGGGGCAAAGAGGCCAGGATAATGGCCCCTGGCTCCGACGTGGCGAAGGACATACCCCGCTACAGGGTGTGGAAGGACGGCCTTCTCGTCGACGAGCCTACCGACGTATCGTCCTACTGGAAGGACGACCTGGTGGCCTTCCTCCTGGGGTGTTCCTTCTCCTTCGAGAGCGCCCTGATGGAGGCGGGAATACCTATCAGACACATAGAGGAGAACAGAAACGTCCCTATGTACGTCACATCGATCCAGTGCCGCCCTGCCGGTCGGCTGTCCGGCCCGATGGTGGTCAGCATGAGGCCCATACCGGCGAGCCAGGTTCCCAGGGCGGTTCTCTGCACCGGCAGGTTCCCAGGGGTACACGGAGCTCCAGTACACGTAGGGGACCCAGAGGCCATAGGGATAAAGGACATATCCAAGCCCGACTTCGGCGACTCTGTGACGATAAAACCAGGGGAGGTCCCGGTCTTCTGGGGCTGTGGGGTTACCCCCCAGGCGGCGCTGATGGCCAGCAAGCCCCCCTTCGCCATAACCCACGCTCCGGGACACATGATGATACTGGACCCCAAGGATTCGGACCTAGCGGTGTTCTGA